The proteins below come from a single Natrinema sp. SYSU A 869 genomic window:
- a CDS encoding NAD(P)H-dependent oxidoreductase — MTDSDVHVAALCGSLRAESHTRTALEGVLAAAERAGATTELLDLRKYELPIFDADRDREDAGDAELLAERVRAADTIILGSPMYHGSYASPLKTAIDYCGFDEFADKTVGLLAVSGGAFPVTTLEHMRSVCRALNAWVIPHEAAIPNASAAFEDGEFADPKLEKRVRTLGRRAVQYATIEPDPDSFESDQNVGAQGK; from the coding sequence ATGACTGACAGCGATGTCCACGTGGCCGCACTCTGTGGCAGCCTCCGTGCGGAGAGTCACACGCGGACCGCACTCGAGGGCGTCCTCGCCGCCGCCGAGCGGGCCGGCGCGACCACCGAACTACTCGATCTCCGCAAGTACGAGTTACCGATCTTCGACGCGGACCGCGACCGCGAAGACGCGGGCGACGCCGAGTTGCTGGCCGAGCGCGTCCGTGCGGCCGACACGATCATCCTCGGCTCGCCGATGTACCACGGCTCCTACGCCTCGCCGCTCAAGACCGCGATCGACTACTGCGGGTTCGACGAGTTCGCGGACAAGACCGTCGGACTGCTCGCAGTCTCTGGCGGGGCCTTCCCCGTGACGACGCTCGAGCACATGCGTTCGGTCTGTCGGGCGCTGAACGCGTGGGTGATCCCCCACGAGGCGGCGATTCCGAACGCGAGCGCCGCCTTCGAGGACGGCGAGTTCGCCGATCCGAAGCTCGAGAAACGGGTGCGAACGCTGGGCCGGCGTGCGGTCCAGTACGCGACGATCGAACCGGATCCAGACTCCTTCGAGAGCGACCAGAACGTGGGTGCACAGGGGAAGTGA
- a CDS encoding HalOD1 output domain-containing protein, producing the protein MTEMSSRSPSTSIGDHYAVQYDRLDDEPLSVAVADAVATFQNEAVTKLEPLHYSINADALERLFEPRADGLRSSGSVTFEYSDCLVTVTADGEIRVESA; encoded by the coding sequence ATGACAGAGATGAGTTCACGATCGCCATCTACTTCGATAGGGGATCACTATGCCGTGCAGTATGATCGACTCGACGACGAACCGCTGAGCGTTGCCGTGGCGGACGCCGTCGCAACGTTCCAGAACGAAGCCGTCACCAAGCTCGAACCACTCCATTACTCGATCAACGCCGACGCGCTCGAGCGGCTGTTCGAACCGCGAGCGGATGGACTCCGGTCCAGTGGATCGGTGACGTTCGAGTACAGCGACTGTCTGGTAACAGTCACTGCGGACGGCGAGATCCGCGTCGAATCGGCGTAG
- a CDS encoding site-specific DNA-methyltransferase translates to METTHRVFVGDSRDLSAVDDESVELVVTSPPYPMIEMWDDLFTELDPAIGDALAAGDGYDAFEAMHAQLERVWDELERVLVDGGIACINVGDATRSVDGSFRVYPNHARVLESFEERGFEPLPDVLWRKPANSAAKFMGSGMIPPNAYVTLEHEYILVFRKGAESRGFEPRADRRYEAAYFWEERNRWFTDIWTDVTGELQAIDEPADDELRERSAAYPLEIPYRLICMYSAYGDTVLDPFWGTGTTTLAAMSAGRHSVGSELEDAFLEVFDDGVDEVPALSRSIGQARLERHREFVESRRDEGKGFEYEADYYETPVITKMERGIRLREVSAVDEIDDGYRVEHAPLTLE, encoded by the coding sequence ATGGAGACGACCCATCGCGTGTTCGTCGGTGACTCTCGCGATCTCTCGGCGGTCGACGACGAGTCCGTCGAACTCGTCGTCACGTCCCCGCCGTATCCGATGATCGAAATGTGGGATGACCTCTTTACGGAGCTCGATCCCGCCATCGGCGACGCACTGGCGGCCGGGGACGGCTACGACGCCTTCGAGGCGATGCACGCCCAGCTCGAGCGCGTCTGGGACGAGCTCGAGCGCGTCCTAGTCGACGGCGGTATCGCCTGTATCAACGTCGGCGACGCGACCCGGTCGGTCGACGGGAGCTTCCGGGTCTACCCCAACCACGCCCGCGTGCTCGAGTCCTTCGAAGAGCGAGGGTTCGAACCGCTGCCGGACGTGCTCTGGCGCAAGCCAGCTAACAGCGCGGCCAAGTTCATGGGCAGCGGGATGATCCCGCCCAACGCCTACGTCACGCTGGAGCACGAGTACATTCTGGTGTTCCGGAAAGGAGCTGAGAGCCGCGGATTCGAGCCCCGAGCGGATCGGCGCTACGAGGCCGCCTACTTTTGGGAGGAGCGCAATCGCTGGTTTACCGACATCTGGACCGACGTGACCGGCGAGTTACAGGCGATCGACGAGCCGGCCGACGACGAACTCCGCGAGCGGTCGGCGGCCTACCCGCTCGAGATTCCCTATCGCCTAATCTGTATGTACTCGGCCTACGGCGACACTGTCCTCGACCCGTTCTGGGGAACGGGGACAACGACGCTGGCGGCGATGTCCGCCGGTCGGCACTCGGTCGGGTCCGAACTCGAGGACGCCTTCCTCGAGGTATTCGACGACGGCGTCGACGAGGTCCCGGCGCTGTCGCGCTCGATCGGGCAGGCGCGCCTCGAGCGCCACCGAGAGTTCGTCGAGAGCCGGCGCGACGAGGGGAAAGGGTTCGAATACGAGGCCGACTACTACGAAACGCCGGTCATCACCAAGATGGAACGCGGCATCCGACTGCGCGAGGTGAGCGCCGTTGATGAAATCGACGACGGCTACCGGGTCGAACACGCGCCACTCACCCTCGAGTAA